In Priestia megaterium NBRC 15308 = ATCC 14581, the following proteins share a genomic window:
- a CDS encoding polysaccharide biosynthesis protein: protein MNTFLKGTFILAGAAFAGELIEFLVNMVLARELGREGMGMYMTVLPIIFLIATVANLELPISISKFLAEHHRKEHQHMMKHATIFATAVSLGIFFITLAVLAAFPFFSHYHPYLKWVVLCFIPVVSFSAVLRGYFTGKNNMTTIAVSNFIRKAFQLTILFIVFQMFAFTDVKMSLFIAICTLIGTEAVILLYFFITYVTQLSVLSRGHRPLLSPSEIRKKLLGVSLPTTGLRLFNAVCNAIQPFLIKHALVLSGMTLTGATQHFGMLTGVAMSIGFFPAFFAHSLLVALIPAVSEAHAKNQEEQLQRLLTQSMQMTFLYGIPSIVAMYFFAEPLTNLFFHSTEAVYYLKALWPYFLFHFFAVPLQAYLIGLGYVKDAFYHTIWSHIVSFSLMFFLGSQTNIGMQGIIIGMNCGVVVLTVLHYVTICKVINVSFFSLKHKTHLS from the coding sequence ATGAACACTTTTTTGAAAGGAACGTTTATTCTAGCAGGTGCTGCCTTTGCAGGAGAGTTAATTGAATTTCTTGTAAATATGGTACTTGCTAGAGAATTAGGAAGGGAAGGCATGGGCATGTACATGACTGTTCTTCCTATCATTTTTCTTATTGCCACCGTAGCCAACTTAGAACTGCCTATTTCTATTTCTAAATTTCTTGCTGAACATCATCGCAAAGAACATCAGCATATGATGAAGCATGCCACCATTTTTGCTACTGCTGTGAGCTTGGGAATCTTTTTTATTACACTAGCAGTATTAGCAGCCTTTCCATTTTTTAGTCACTATCATCCTTACTTAAAATGGGTTGTCCTATGTTTCATTCCGGTTGTTTCGTTTTCAGCGGTGCTTCGTGGATATTTTACGGGTAAAAATAATATGACGACTATCGCTGTGTCTAATTTTATCCGCAAAGCCTTTCAGCTAACGATTTTATTTATTGTGTTTCAAATGTTTGCTTTCACAGATGTTAAAATGTCGCTGTTTATTGCGATTTGTACGCTAATTGGGACCGAAGCTGTTATTTTGCTTTATTTTTTTATCACGTATGTTACCCAGTTAAGTGTTTTATCAAGAGGGCACAGACCTCTGCTTTCTCCAAGTGAGATTCGGAAAAAGCTGTTAGGCGTCTCACTTCCGACCACGGGACTGCGTTTATTTAATGCGGTATGTAATGCTATTCAGCCGTTTTTAATCAAACACGCGCTCGTTTTATCGGGCATGACTTTAACCGGGGCAACGCAGCATTTTGGTATGCTAACAGGGGTAGCGATGTCGATCGGCTTTTTTCCGGCTTTCTTTGCTCATTCTCTTTTAGTAGCACTAATACCTGCTGTATCTGAAGCTCATGCGAAAAATCAGGAAGAACAGCTTCAAAGACTTTTGACTCAAAGTATGCAAATGACATTTTTATATGGGATTCCGTCTATAGTGGCGATGTATTTCTTTGCTGAGCCGCTTACTAACTTGTTTTTTCATTCTACAGAAGCCGTGTACTACCTAAAGGCTTTATGGCCGTATTTTCTTTTTCACTTTTTTGCCGTCCCGCTTCAAGCTTATTTAATTGGCCTTGGCTATGTAAAAGATGCTTTTTATCATACGATTTGGTCTCATATTGTATCTTTTTCCCTGATGTTTTTCTTAGGATCACAAACAAATATTGGCATGCAGGGAATTATTATCGGGATGAACTGTGGCGTGGTTGTCCTGACCGTTCTGCATTATGTAACGATTTGCAAAGTCATTAATGTTTCCTTTTTTTCACTTAAGCATAAAACGCATTTATCCTAA
- a CDS encoding transglycosylase domain-containing protein yields the protein MRKFILAFLVVVLIVMLGVTYVLKQFQQTADLSYSKLQSVQSTVVYDKNDRKIDELYKTVPRQNVSSNEIPDYVKMAFVATEDRRFYKHFGIDLQGIGRALFKNIVTMSKAEGASTITQQLARNLYLSSDKTIKRKVDEMFLSLGLERQFTKDQILELYLNQIYFGSGVYGIGAASQLYFNKPVSDLTVGEAALLAGLPKAPSTYSPSNSTEKATARRNVVLKLMHDQNVISDTQYQQALNERVVKPSVPVKKPNSNQAFIDYVIKEAAQQYGVSADDLYKGGYAIYTDLDPNLQESINNSVANHTFRDDDINSKVEVGISAVNPKTGGISAMYGGRSYERNGLNRATSGYQLGSAIKPLAVYGPALETGDYTPTSLLSDERQDFGGGYSPKNAEGEYQKHVTMREALTRSLNVPAVWLLKQIGIDTSAKFMEKAGLPLEDDDKSKLGLALGGTTTTFSPLQLAQGYTTFANKGVMTKPYAIRKIEMRDGEVKKPDIQTEQVMSEENADTMTSMLQDVIEKSYGTGVNARSSRDAAGKTGTTNDVKDAWFVGYTDDAVVSIHAGFDNANSTQTTKYLSGGGGQDPATLFSSIMNNW from the coding sequence ATGAGGAAATTTATTTTAGCCTTTTTAGTCGTTGTTTTAATTGTAATGCTGGGAGTTACCTATGTATTAAAGCAATTTCAGCAAACGGCTGATTTATCTTACTCGAAACTGCAGTCGGTTCAAAGTACGGTAGTCTATGACAAAAATGACCGTAAGATTGACGAATTGTATAAAACCGTTCCCCGTCAAAATGTTTCGAGCAATGAAATTCCCGATTATGTAAAAATGGCGTTTGTTGCAACGGAAGACCGTCGCTTTTACAAGCATTTTGGGATTGATTTACAAGGTATTGGCCGCGCCCTTTTTAAGAACATTGTAACAATGAGTAAAGCTGAAGGCGCAAGTACCATTACACAGCAGCTAGCAAGAAATCTTTACTTATCTAGTGATAAGACCATTAAACGTAAAGTAGATGAAATGTTTCTATCACTTGGCTTAGAAAGACAATTTACAAAAGATCAAATTTTGGAATTATATTTAAATCAAATTTATTTCGGAAGCGGTGTATATGGTATTGGTGCAGCTTCTCAGCTTTATTTTAATAAGCCTGTATCAGATTTAACCGTAGGCGAAGCTGCGCTTTTAGCGGGACTGCCAAAAGCGCCGAGTACGTATTCACCAAGCAATAGTACAGAAAAAGCGACAGCCCGACGAAACGTTGTATTGAAACTGATGCATGACCAAAACGTTATTAGCGATACTCAGTATCAGCAAGCGTTAAACGAACGTGTAGTCAAGCCTAGTGTTCCTGTTAAAAAACCGAACTCCAATCAAGCATTTATTGATTATGTAATTAAAGAAGCTGCTCAACAATATGGCGTATCTGCTGATGACCTTTATAAGGGTGGTTATGCCATTTATACAGATTTAGATCCTAATTTACAGGAATCGATTAATAACTCTGTAGCAAATCATACGTTCCGAGATGATGACATCAACAGCAAAGTAGAGGTTGGAATTTCAGCTGTTAACCCTAAAACAGGTGGGATCTCAGCGATGTATGGAGGACGCAGCTATGAGCGAAACGGCTTAAACCGTGCTACAAGCGGCTATCAGCTTGGTTCAGCTATTAAGCCGTTAGCCGTATACGGTCCAGCCTTAGAAACTGGAGATTATACACCAACTTCACTCTTAAGTGACGAACGACAAGACTTTGGCGGTGGATATAGCCCTAAAAATGCAGAAGGTGAATATCAAAAGCATGTGACAATGCGTGAAGCACTTACTCGTTCACTTAACGTTCCAGCTGTTTGGCTTTTAAAACAAATTGGTATTGATACAAGCGCAAAATTCATGGAAAAAGCTGGACTTCCTCTTGAAGATGATGATAAGTCAAAATTAGGGCTTGCTCTTGGAGGAACGACCACAACGTTCTCTCCCCTTCAGTTAGCACAAGGATATACTACTTTTGCTAACAAAGGCGTCATGACTAAGCCGTACGCAATTCGAAAAATTGAGATGCGCGACGGTGAAGTGAAAAAGCCAGACATTCAGACAGAGCAAGTAATGAGTGAAGAAAATGCAGATACAATGACATCCATGCTGCAAGATGTGATTGAAAAAAGCTATGGAACAGGTGTTAACGCTCGTTCTTCACGAGATGCTGCAGGTAAAACCGGTACAACCAACGATGTCAAAGATGCTTGGTTTGTCGGGTATACCGATGATGCAGTCGTTTCTATCCACGCTGGCTTTGATAATGCTAATTCTACGCAAACAACGAAATACTTATCAGGCGGCGGTGGACAAGACCCTGCTACACTGTTTAGCTCAATTATGAATAACTGGTAA
- a CDS encoding PLP-dependent aminotransferase family protein, with protein MSLKYLKIMEEIKLGLANGWLIAGGKLPSVRRLSQLFSCSKNTVLKAYSELEKEHLIYSVPKSGYYVVAEFQHRTNENEVIDFLSAGPDKNVMPYLEFQHCINQAIEHYKEELFTYSDQQGSYSLRVQLVKHLQNLQVFTQAERLVVVSGSQQALHLLGSMPFPNGKNNILIEQPTYFGFIESLTVHQATTFGIQLSMEGIDLDRLEYIFRNNDIKFFYIIPRFHNPLGHCYTNFEKKKIVELAEKYDVYIVEDDFLGDLDPDAKSDPLFSFNPCGRVIYIKSFSKVFLPGLRIAAVVLPSLMNSNFLRYKFSSDFNSSALSQGALEIYLKSGMFTSHLKKIKEVYHTKMQTLVEACDSLLPAHTHFSKPTSGFYLSISLPEHVTAKQIVHMLNEQHIYVDDASRFFLPEYKRDTLLRLSISQVNTNTIKRGIEQLAQCITLIDDRKHHPIPNNLFPL; from the coding sequence ATGAGTTTAAAATATCTGAAAATCATGGAAGAAATTAAGCTTGGCCTAGCAAATGGATGGCTTATTGCAGGTGGTAAACTCCCTTCTGTTCGCCGACTCTCCCAACTTTTTTCGTGCAGCAAGAATACCGTTCTCAAAGCGTACAGTGAACTAGAAAAAGAGCATTTAATTTATTCTGTTCCTAAAAGCGGCTACTACGTTGTGGCAGAATTTCAACATAGGACGAATGAAAATGAAGTGATTGATTTCTTGTCTGCTGGTCCAGATAAAAACGTTATGCCTTATCTTGAATTTCAGCATTGTATAAACCAAGCGATTGAACACTACAAAGAAGAGCTTTTTACATACTCTGATCAACAAGGCTCTTACTCATTGAGGGTACAGTTAGTGAAACACTTGCAGAACCTACAGGTGTTCACTCAAGCTGAAAGGTTAGTTGTTGTATCCGGGTCTCAGCAAGCTCTTCACTTACTAGGTTCTATGCCCTTTCCAAATGGAAAAAATAATATCCTAATTGAACAGCCCACTTATTTCGGTTTTATCGAGTCTCTTACGGTGCACCAAGCTACTACTTTTGGGATCCAGCTATCGATGGAAGGGATTGATCTTGATCGTTTGGAGTACATTTTTCGAAATAATGATATAAAATTTTTCTACATTATTCCAAGATTTCACAATCCTCTTGGGCATTGTTATACAAATTTTGAGAAGAAAAAAATCGTGGAGCTAGCCGAAAAATACGATGTATATATAGTGGAAGATGACTTTTTGGGCGACCTTGATCCCGATGCAAAATCAGATCCTTTATTTTCTTTTAATCCTTGTGGACGAGTTATTTACATTAAAAGCTTTTCGAAAGTCTTTCTTCCTGGGTTACGTATTGCTGCTGTCGTGCTTCCTTCGTTAATGAATAGCAACTTTTTACGATATAAATTCAGTTCAGATTTTAATAGTTCAGCGCTTTCCCAAGGTGCTCTTGAAATTTATTTAAAAAGCGGCATGTTTACGAGTCATCTTAAAAAGATAAAAGAGGTATACCATACCAAAATGCAAACTCTTGTAGAAGCATGTGATTCACTGCTACCCGCTCATACACATTTTTCTAAACCAACTTCAGGATTCTATTTATCCATTAGTTTGCCTGAGCATGTGACAGCAAAACAGATTGTTCACATGCTAAACGAGCAGCACATATATGTTGATGATGCCTCTAGATTTTTTTTACCAGAATATAAAAGAGACACTCTTCTCCGATTAAGCATCTCACAAGTAAATACGAATACGATCAAACGAGGAATTGAACAGCTGGCTCAGTGCATTACTTTAATTGATGATAGAAAACATCATCCTATTCCAAATAACCTTTTCCCCTTGTAG
- a CDS encoding DMT family transporter has product MQKEIREKMGVLLGLVGVICFSLTLPSTSIAVEYFGTTVAGLGRTAVAAVLVAVILIVRKEKFPSLRQFKSLLIVALGAVLGFPLLTSWAMKSLPVSHGAVEIALLPLATAGFAMFRGGERPSLKFWISSMIGSAAVIVYALHLGFGQLQFADAALLAAVLILGLSYAEGGVLARELGSWQVIAWAIIIGAPFFMVPVGLSITAEMLHAPLQAWVSLIYLSVVSQFLAYVAWYSGMAMGGIARVSQVQYLQPFLMILFAALFLGETITLFTLATAIIVVFSVVLGKNASVSKKEVHPQKIVNKDA; this is encoded by the coding sequence ATGCAAAAAGAAATTAGAGAGAAAATGGGTGTATTGTTGGGATTAGTAGGCGTTATCTGTTTTAGCTTAACCCTTCCTTCTACAAGCATTGCAGTCGAGTATTTCGGAACGACAGTCGCCGGTTTAGGAAGAACAGCTGTAGCTGCTGTTTTAGTAGCTGTGATATTGATTGTACGAAAAGAAAAATTTCCTTCTCTCCGCCAATTTAAAAGTCTGCTGATCGTCGCTTTAGGCGCAGTTTTAGGGTTTCCTCTGCTCACTTCTTGGGCAATGAAATCCTTGCCTGTTTCTCACGGAGCGGTTGAAATCGCTCTTTTACCATTAGCCACAGCCGGTTTTGCGATGTTTAGAGGGGGTGAACGCCCTTCTTTAAAATTCTGGATATCAAGTATGATTGGTTCGGCAGCCGTTATCGTGTATGCTCTTCACCTTGGATTCGGTCAACTGCAGTTTGCTGATGCAGCTTTACTAGCAGCGGTGCTGATACTTGGACTGAGCTATGCAGAAGGAGGGGTGTTAGCAAGAGAATTAGGCAGCTGGCAAGTAATTGCTTGGGCCATTATCATCGGTGCACCTTTTTTTATGGTTCCAGTGGGACTAAGCATTACAGCTGAAATGCTCCATGCGCCTTTACAAGCATGGGTTAGTTTGATTTATCTCTCAGTAGTGAGTCAATTTTTAGCATACGTTGCTTGGTACAGCGGGATGGCTATGGGTGGAATAGCCAGAGTTAGCCAAGTTCAATATTTACAGCCATTTTTAATGATTCTGTTTGCAGCTCTATTTCTAGGTGAAACGATTACACTTTTTACTCTTGCTACAGCAATAATTGTTGTTTTTTCGGTTGTACTAGGCAAAAACGCTTCGGTGTCAAAAAAAGAAGTGCATCCACAGAAAATAGTGAATAAAGACGCTTAA
- a CDS encoding copper resistance D family protein has translation MSILLPVFEWFTYVGLSLLLGFAVLQYVPLTKKPTILLSKRWLLASAAAVAIFSVGNSLEIILSFSKIRGLGETVRLVLLETRTGHAWIFVVLIAILCMVAVSIESHPHMYTLLTVALVGGIAYASHAASASALSGMLSHSLHILAVGLWGGVVLIVSAFSKETSNWKSFLSWFTPFAIACFVLLSLSGFISMVIIMGLSNYVNSWATDYGQSLLLKHITIIPLLAFAVLNGFLMKKTIKHPEYKPVMWIRAESIILLIIFLFTAIMVTQSPPTNISHMAMDSSILPFIYGKQVTLPLTFHVTIVGILFLFVALLFFVYLLICFYKKTVWLSVLSSGLFVFAFYIAMMTSIQV, from the coding sequence ATGAGTATTTTGTTGCCTGTTTTTGAGTGGTTCACATACGTAGGTCTTTCCTTATTATTAGGATTTGCCGTACTGCAATATGTACCGCTTACAAAAAAGCCAACAATTTTATTATCAAAGCGATGGCTACTTGCAAGTGCAGCGGCTGTCGCTATTTTTTCGGTTGGAAATTCGCTTGAGATTATTTTATCTTTTTCAAAAATAAGAGGGTTAGGTGAAACAGTTCGTCTTGTATTATTGGAAACAAGAACGGGACACGCCTGGATCTTTGTTGTGCTAATTGCTATTTTATGTATGGTTGCTGTTTCAATAGAGAGCCACCCTCATATGTATACATTACTGACTGTAGCCTTGGTGGGAGGAATCGCCTACGCAAGTCACGCAGCATCCGCTTCTGCGCTTAGCGGCATGCTTTCTCATTCTCTTCATATTTTAGCAGTTGGACTGTGGGGAGGGGTGGTTCTGATTGTTTCCGCTTTTTCAAAAGAAACCTCCAATTGGAAAAGTTTCTTAAGCTGGTTTACTCCTTTTGCAATCGCTTGTTTTGTGCTTCTTTCATTAAGTGGGTTCATTTCGATGGTCATTATCATGGGTCTGTCCAACTATGTAAATTCATGGGCTACAGATTACGGGCAGTCCCTTTTGCTAAAGCATATTACGATTATTCCGCTGCTTGCATTTGCCGTCCTCAATGGCTTTCTTATGAAAAAAACGATAAAACATCCAGAATATAAGCCCGTGATGTGGATTCGAGCAGAAAGCATTATTTTGCTTATCATTTTTTTATTTACAGCTATCATGGTAACGCAATCGCCGCCAACTAATATAAGTCATATGGCAATGGATTCATCGATTCTTCCATTTATCTATGGGAAACAAGTGACGCTCCCTCTAACGTTTCACGTAACGATTGTGGGAATCCTATTCTTATTTGTCGCACTGCTGTTTTTTGTGTATTTACTTATTTGTTTTTACAAAAAGACAGTATGGCTTAGCGTATTAAGTTCGGGTTTGTTTGTTTTTGCTTTTTATATTGCGATGATGACAAGTATTCAAGTCTAA
- a CDS encoding copper resistance CopC family protein, giving the protein MKKIIGLLLACFLAVPTVSFAHTHVQTTVPENGATVTAPLKEIKLTFETHIEKISTVTVTKDGQKISLASQKVEGHDLIASLDQPLKNGSYTVDWEIVGEDGHVMKDSIAFKVDVKDEAKEENTQAAGKDSEKKQDATQSEQHQKSAVANDEKTENNDSSSFFVIMIIAIVVVVGALLLIFRKKKS; this is encoded by the coding sequence ATGAAAAAAATAATAGGTTTACTTTTAGCATGCTTTTTAGCTGTTCCGACAGTTAGTTTTGCTCATACACATGTGCAAACAACCGTGCCGGAAAATGGTGCAACTGTTACAGCTCCTCTAAAAGAAATTAAATTAACCTTTGAAACACACATCGAGAAAATCAGTACTGTAACCGTTACAAAAGATGGACAAAAAATTTCACTTGCATCGCAAAAAGTAGAGGGTCATGATTTAATAGCTTCTCTCGATCAGCCTCTTAAAAACGGATCTTACACAGTGGACTGGGAAATTGTAGGGGAAGATGGTCATGTAATGAAAGATTCGATTGCTTTTAAAGTAGATGTGAAAGATGAAGCGAAAGAAGAGAATACTCAAGCAGCCGGAAAAGATAGTGAAAAAAAGCAAGACGCCACGCAATCCGAACAGCACCAAAAAAGTGCAGTAGCAAATGATGAAAAAACAGAGAACAATGATTCTTCATCGTTTTTTGTTATCATGATTATTGCTATTGTAGTTGTGGTTGGAGCATTACTCTTAATCTTCAGAAAGAAAAAGTCTTAA
- a CDS encoding FixH family protein translates to MKKRISISIISLCLLLTACGQEPAQTTNAEQPKPLDVNLQGPETLQKNESGIYKAEVTYGDEKVKNDDVEMIEFEIEKKDSEGKGKMLKPKQIGEGVYEIQTSFSEPGTYTVQSHVSAKGTHNMPLITVTIK, encoded by the coding sequence ATGAAAAAAAGAATAAGTATATCTATAATCAGTCTTTGTTTACTTTTAACGGCCTGTGGTCAGGAACCTGCTCAAACCACAAATGCTGAGCAGCCAAAACCGTTGGACGTAAATCTTCAAGGCCCAGAGACTTTACAGAAAAATGAAAGTGGTATCTACAAAGCCGAAGTTACATATGGAGACGAAAAAGTGAAAAATGATGATGTTGAAATGATTGAATTTGAAATAGAAAAAAAAGATAGCGAAGGGAAAGGGAAGATGTTAAAGCCTAAACAAATAGGAGAAGGTGTATATGAAATACAAACATCTTTCTCTGAGCCTGGCACATATACCGTGCAATCACATGTTTCTGCAAAAGGGACGCATAACATGCCTCTTATAACCGTTACGATTAAATAA
- a CDS encoding type 1 glutamine amidotransferase domain-containing protein, translating into MARVLAVLSSGYEEKDYHTGWWAEELFAPLQKLEDAGHTVDLASPFGGKPEVDVRSISEDFDPDGTYKKLYESGRADQTMKLEEVDAENYDVILVVGGHGAMFDLAKNVDLHALMNKVYDNGGILAAECHGPSVFAFLKGSDDELLIKGLDVTGYPDEIEPEEVLPFLPYSLEQELREVANYIPEMDKKAYAVWANDQIVTSRDPFSSELMGDELVKKLNK; encoded by the coding sequence ATGGCAAGAGTGTTAGCTGTATTATCAAGCGGATACGAAGAGAAAGATTATCACACAGGTTGGTGGGCAGAAGAATTATTTGCTCCGCTGCAAAAGCTTGAGGACGCAGGGCACACCGTTGATTTAGCCTCACCTTTTGGAGGTAAGCCGGAAGTAGACGTTCGAAGTATTTCAGAAGACTTTGATCCAGACGGAACGTATAAGAAATTATATGAATCAGGAAGAGCGGATCAAACAATGAAACTTGAAGAAGTAGATGCTGAGAACTATGATGTTATCTTAGTAGTAGGCGGCCACGGCGCTATGTTTGACTTAGCAAAAAATGTGGACTTGCATGCACTTATGAACAAAGTGTACGACAATGGAGGTATTTTAGCAGCTGAGTGTCACGGACCTTCTGTTTTTGCTTTCTTGAAAGGATCCGATGATGAACTGTTAATTAAAGGACTAGACGTAACCGGTTATCCTGATGAAATTGAACCGGAAGAAGTACTTCCTTTTTTACCATACAGTTTAGAACAAGAACTTCGTGAAGTGGCTAATTACATCCCTGAGATGGATAAAAAAGCATATGCTGTTTGGGCAAATGATCAAATTGTCACAAGCCGAGATCCTTTTTCTTCTGAATTAATGGGTGATGAATTAGTTAAAAAGCTAAATAAATAA
- a CDS encoding CPCC family cysteine-rich protein → MKKYTCPCCGYQSLDSDGDYDICEICFWEDDPYQKLNANELGANSISLIEAQENFIVYGACNKESLQHVRKPSVQDVKDFNWKPIISHE, encoded by the coding sequence ATGAAAAAGTATACATGCCCTTGCTGTGGTTATCAATCTTTAGACAGTGATGGTGACTATGACATTTGTGAGATATGTTTTTGGGAAGACGATCCGTACCAAAAGCTGAATGCCAACGAATTAGGAGCCAACTCTATTTCTTTAATAGAAGCTCAGGAAAATTTTATAGTTTATGGAGCGTGTAATAAAGAAAGCTTACAGCACGTGAGAAAACCTTCTGTTCAAGATGTAAAAGATTTTAACTGGAAACCTATTATAAGTCACGAGTAG
- a CDS encoding ABC transporter ATP-binding protein: MNTQKGIHFSFKKLWLLTNPPTGKLLISFILALINTGASLSIPLVIKEVMEKIAVGVSPQLIAGLLGLFAAQMVTSAVSLYLLAQVGQGVVKELRHKVWNKLIKLPISFYDQNRSGEMVSRITNDTTIVMNLLSTEMIDFVKNILSIIVAIVILFTLDVPMTLILLAVIPVMFVLVMPLARKIHKISREQQDKMSKLTAFLAQMLSEIRLIKVSGSEKKEVGSGLQSFQSLYLFGVKRAKIEAIITPIISTVMTAVMIAIVGFGAYRVSEGFITAGELVAFVLYLFQIMVPVGSLTRFVTSFQQTKGASERIFDILAEKEENYENGEVLEQVGSLRFDKVAFQYEDKPVLQEVSFSAKKGEVTAFVGPSGAGKSTVFSLIERFYEPSSGRIFLDGTDSQNVNLRSWRHLFSYVQQDSPILAGTIRENLIYGLERHVTDEEIEEAAKLANAHHFIQSFEDQYETMIGERGINLSGGQRQRIAIARALLRNPQFLLLDEATASLDSESEKLVQESLETVMKERTSLVIAHRLSTVINADQIVVIEEGKVTGSGTHKELLASHSFYRRLVEQQFQTSL, translated from the coding sequence ATGAATACGCAAAAAGGAATTCATTTTTCATTTAAAAAATTATGGTTGCTAACGAACCCTCCGACAGGAAAGCTACTCATTTCGTTCATACTGGCCTTAATTAATACCGGAGCGTCGCTTTCTATCCCTCTTGTCATTAAAGAAGTGATGGAGAAAATTGCAGTAGGCGTCTCACCGCAGCTTATAGCAGGACTCCTTGGTTTATTCGCTGCTCAAATGGTAACAAGCGCAGTATCTCTTTATCTCCTTGCTCAAGTAGGACAAGGTGTTGTAAAAGAACTCAGACATAAAGTGTGGAACAAGCTCATAAAGCTTCCGATTTCATTTTACGACCAAAACCGTTCCGGTGAAATGGTAAGCCGCATTACAAATGATACAACCATTGTGATGAATTTATTGTCAACAGAAATGATTGACTTTGTTAAAAATATTTTATCTATTATCGTTGCCATTGTTATTTTATTTACGCTTGATGTACCCATGACGCTCATTTTATTAGCGGTTATTCCCGTTATGTTTGTACTGGTTATGCCCCTAGCGCGAAAAATACATAAAATTTCACGTGAGCAGCAGGATAAAATGTCCAAGCTTACAGCTTTTTTAGCTCAAATGCTGAGTGAAATCCGCTTGATTAAAGTATCCGGTTCAGAGAAAAAAGAAGTTGGTTCCGGCTTACAATCGTTTCAGTCACTCTACCTCTTCGGTGTAAAGAGAGCTAAAATTGAAGCCATCATTACCCCGATTATTAGCACGGTGATGACCGCTGTTATGATTGCCATCGTCGGGTTTGGTGCATATCGTGTGAGTGAGGGATTTATCACTGCAGGAGAGCTGGTAGCTTTTGTTCTTTACCTTTTTCAAATTATGGTTCCGGTTGGTTCACTTACCCGATTTGTTACTAGCTTTCAGCAAACTAAAGGAGCTTCAGAAAGAATCTTTGATATATTAGCTGAGAAAGAAGAGAACTATGAAAATGGAGAAGTGCTTGAACAGGTAGGGAGTTTAAGGTTCGATAAAGTTGCTTTTCAATATGAAGATAAACCAGTATTGCAGGAAGTTTCATTTTCTGCTAAAAAAGGAGAAGTTACCGCTTTTGTTGGACCTAGCGGAGCTGGAAAATCTACTGTTTTTTCGCTTATCGAACGCTTTTATGAGCCTTCATCGGGGCGCATATTCTTGGATGGAACAGACAGTCAAAACGTCAACTTACGTTCGTGGCGTCACCTGTTTAGCTATGTTCAGCAGGATTCTCCGATTTTAGCAGGAACAATTCGAGAAAATCTCATTTACGGATTAGAGCGGCATGTGACGGATGAAGAAATAGAAGAAGCAGCGAAGTTAGCGAATGCTCATCATTTCATTCAGTCCTTTGAAGATCAATATGAAACAATGATTGGAGAAAGAGGTATTAATCTCTCAGGGGGACAGCGACAGCGTATTGCAATTGCCCGAGCGCTGTTACGCAATCCCCAGTTTTTACTACTGGACGAAGCAACAGCTAGCTTAGACTCCGAATCAGAAAAGCTTGTGCAAGAGTCATTGGAAACGGTAATGAAAGAACGCACATCACTCGTCATTGCACATCGTCTATCTACGGTCATTAATGCGGACCAAATTGTTGTAATAGAAGAAGGGAAGGTTACAGGAAGCGGAACGCATAAAGAGCTGTTAGCCTCTCATTCTTTTTACCGGCGTTTGGTAGAGCAGCAGTTTCAAACATCCCTATAG